CCCTCATTTTCAATGCCGAGCATAAACATTAAGCAAACTTAAAATATGTAATACATAAAACACAAGATATTTCTGTTTTAGTTTGTCCCGAAGTTGACTACCAAAGATTTATTATGCAAAATATCAGAGGAAATTTGAAGGCAATGACTTGTttgggaaaacacattttaacatattcaAGAAATATAGATATCTTCATACATAAACTTGGTTTAAGTATAATTCATGCAGTTTTAGTGTTACACGTGTGTCATTAATTGTCAAGCACATCAGgtgactctgactctgttgGGAGTCACAGTAAATgctgataatacatttttcttgtttaaaaaaaaacaaaccacaattcaTCACGGAGGCGAGGTAACCACAATAATGTCTGGGTGTTTATTCACAATTTTACTAAAAGGGGACGTGCAAATGACTACATTTTTGTTACTGTCACGTTAAGAtatttctgtcttgtttgtctGACCTTTTGTGTATATGCTTGAATGTTATATCTATCTCAATTTGCCGATAAGGACAACAGATATTAAGAAGCCATTGGCTGtaatctggcatatttacatgttaACAATTCACTCAttctttatcctctacatgagagCAGTAGAGCCCTGCTGGAGCCCACCCCAGAGGATgtagggcaggggtgtcaaacgtatggcccgcgggccagaaccggcccacaagggggtccaatccggccaacaggatgaatttgtgaaagtTTCATACTATATACAATActtcatttttcagttccagatacatGTGACTGAATGTTGTGTGCCTTTAtaaatccactgtgatctgtgagTTGTAATTAACATGTGTAAATGGCATAATATTGCTGAAATTGCAATTATTTatctcaagaaatgtcaggtttttcataatgtgttttgtaaaacaaagggaaaaattaGGGGTtcttgttcataggttattatgctattgtTTTACTGCTCTGGCCCACTTGATATCAAATTGtcctgtatgtggcccctgaactaaaataactttgacacccctgatgtagggcaaaaggtggggtacaccctggacaggacgccagtccatcacagggccaacaaaCATGGACGAACAAACACTGAACctcaatttagtgtgtccaataaacctctgcatgtgtttggactgtggcaggagTAAATGAATGCGATATTGTgatcaaataaaataagctGAAGACTGACAGTTCAACGTAAGTCACATGTTTTCCCTGAAGAAGTAAATAGTCTCGACTCACCCAGAGAGGCCACACCCTGTGAGGGAGTTCAAACACTCTGACATTGTTCCTGTCAGTGTCATTCTGTTCCGTCTCTACATGACTCACTTGATTGGTCGAGAAACTCTTTCACAGGCAAAACCGTCCTTACTCCTAAACTATTTGTTTTGCCAAAACTGTGACTCAGCGGGTGACTGTCAGTATCAATCTAAAAATATATGCAGAGTTGCGTAAGTCTCGTCGTAATTTCAAAACATAGTGCAAACACTGAGACATGGTCATGCTATAGTAGAAAGTGTGAGAAACATGCCTGTCTTAGTTAGGCCTCCATGTATGTGgcacactgtttgttttcaaagaagTGCCGCGGCAGCAGACAGGCTCCATGAAACCTGTTTGACTGGTAAAATAACTGATTCAAGCCCCAGTGTGACATATGAGGCAGCCACTGGTGGGGAAATATAACAGTCAGCATGAATCTGATGAAGCTACACTCAACAAGACTGACATTTACACTTTTCACACTGAGGTATGACACAGAGATTTAATGTAGATGAAAATGTAATGCCATTGTCTTtttgcttcatcctccacatgagggtcgctgacATCGAGTGAAAGGCGGGGTTAGGGTTCTCTGGCGTCACTTGTCCAATGAAGCTAATcaccaaactgcatgtttttgggaacctggagaacccggagtgaattcatgcacacatggggacagaacatgcaaactccacacagaaaggcacTCGAAAGTCTAACTGGGATTGGAACTGCTGACcttcttgctgcgaggcaacaatgctagcctcTGCGCCGCCATGTGACAATCAACCGTTTTCATTCCACAAACACAGCATGCTAAGTGCAAAGCctgcaatttaatttaataacagATAGATAATTATCTGTCATGTTATGTGAATGTGATCCATCAttgcacatttgaatttaaacttTCCAGGCTTTCATATAAGTTTTGAGTCACTCCTGCAGTTGTTTGAGTGtaacatgtactgtattgtgTCTATGGCAGAGGAGTGGAGTTCAATTCACTTTACTTCTTCTTCCCCTTTGAACAGTAAAATTCAAATAAGCTCAGTTATAAAAAACAGTCTATTGAACAATAAAACCTTGGTCCAGTTTCCAGTTGTGTACTTTATTTGTGGTCATCAGCACCATAATGTTCAAATACTTATTTCTCACTTTGTGTATAAAGAAAATGAGTGTAGGTTATATAACCATCACCTTAGCCGATCCGGGGGGAACAATGCTTATAATACATTTGCACTCACAGAGTGTcttataaatgtattaaatattcTCCCAACAACAGAACCTACTGTTGATATGTTTATTGTTATATGAGAGTTTATTTCCCACTCAGCTACTGCTTACATTAATCTAATTCCCCATTTGTGCCTGTTTGACCTTTAATGCACAGCTTTACATTAGTTATTTAAAAGAGATCTTGGACAACAGCCTTAAAGAGTTTTTCCTACTTTTCCACCATCAGACATTAATAAATGCACTTTacaggttattatagttaacaaaaactaacaaaataacgaAAACTAAATttgaaactaataaaaactcCCCAACTGCTATATCCTTGGAACAGATCTTGTTTTTGTATCGCATACAACATAACAGTACATCAAtatcacataaaaataaattcagatTTTCTCAGTCTTTGAGAACCCTGGTCTGCAATATGTCATTTAACAGCCTTTAGTTATTGTGTTCCTTTACTGTGGAGCCTTCAAGCTGCCTGTTAACCTGAGATCACTACAGTCCACGTCAAGAGTAAAATACACTAACCTTTGCCCCATTGCCTCCAATTAAATGTTGTgcattgtgctgtgtgtgtgtgtgtgcgtgtgtttctgcatgttcttggaGTATGAATGACTGTGCCTGGGCACACACTTTGTGTTctctatttgtgtgtatacatttgctttgcttcttctttctttcgTAAAGTACATTGATATTATTGTCATAAAACGTTATACATATACAAAGCAGCTGGGTGTTATTtgtcctcacactcacacatacttttttcccatggtcatttttaaaattgtattagTTATGAAGTGCTTGTTATTGCATTATATATtcaatctgtatttttttagtCACTAAACAGCAATTCTTATGTATgatgtagtaataataataacaataatatatattatatatattataatatatataatatatatttatatattatataaagagctttttattttagttaaagTTGGCTTTTGGTTTTGGTTCACGGCAGGAACAGACTTGTTGACACTTGtctgtttatatttttcttGGTTTTATCATCGCACTAAAGTACCCTCTTGAGTCACAAGACGTACACTAAAGTACCATCTAGGGTGGTAAAAACAAGTGCCATACTGGCTGCCATTCATTTGTGGCCtctaaagaaaaatataaatttaaaaaatgcattcttTCCAAGCCCTCTTGCCTTTTGCAACAAGAAGACACAGGTCTGTGATCTGGTAAATACatagatgaataaaataaatacagaaatatatGAAAATCgaccattaaaaacacattgataaatacatttatttattcatttattaatgtgtttatttacccatttattgttttatttatacattaatttctgtatttattcacgctttcttttatttatttatttactcattattttatttattcattcattggttcattcattcatttatgtattcattcatttttttctgtactacattacattatttgtaatgtatttacaaattatgtatttaattatttatttattctctctttcttttgtttattatgATAAACATTATAATGTTTATTATGATGTCATCCATGTGACATCCGGGTGTGAGAATGTCCATATTCATTAGTCGCCCCTGCCCTTCAAAATGTCTATGCGCGCCACTGGTGTGCCGACAACTTCACTCCTTCAGGAGGAAACAGTGACGTCATGAAACCTCCGCCTTTCTCGTCGCCAGTAATGAGTCGAAACTGTGTGCGCGTCCCCGCCCACCCACCTGTCTCAGAAACCGCCTGAAAAGCTCGTCCGCGCTCTTCCCTCCCCATTCAAGGTGCGGCTGAGCAACAGGTgcgtgaagaggaagaagacagaagCGCGTTCGCCGAATTACAACACATTTTCGCTCGCTAACGGTCATAAAGTTTGTCAACAACAAACCGAGTTCAGCTACAAAAGCCGTCAGTCAGTGAAGAGCGAAGTTTTTGGTTTGTACCTTCACAACAGGTGGACGTCGACACCCATTTTCTTATTCAAGTCGTTGAAGTAGCCaagaggacaaaaaagaaaaatggccaACAAGGGTCTGCAGATCCTGGGCTTCGTCCTGGCTCTCGTGGGCGTCATTGGACTAATTATTGGCACAATTTTGCCTCAGTGGAAGATGTCCGCGTATGTCGGCGATAACATCATCACAGCCGTGGCCATGTATGAAGGACTGTGGATGTCCTGCGCCTTCCAGAGCACAGGCCAAATCCAGTGCAAAGTCTATGACTCCATCCTGCAGCTCAACAGTAAGTTACACAATTAGtataacattattattcattgGAAATGAATGTTTTAGTAGGTGATTTGTTATAATTAACaggcaaacttttttttcttagactCATAACTCTGTGTGGTGCAAATTGTAATATAATAGTATTTCTTGGCTGTAAAGTGGATTAAAGGTGTGTAATATATGCTTTTTGTTTACTTGGAGGACATAGTAGTGATAGTTTACCTCCCCCTTGAAGGCCCTTTGTGATCTGTTACTAAATGACTGTGGCTTCGGTTAACCGGTTTTGTCACATATTAACTTACCTTGTATTCAAACCATAGTGTTAAACGCACTTCCTGTATTTACAGGGTTTATCAGGGCTCATCTGCTTAGTAAatacccccccaaaaaaaacaaaaaaacaagtcaaactgattaatcaattctTAAAATAGTTTGTGGTTAATTCACTATGTGATTATTAGTTGCAGCTTTAGTGTGCATTACTTTTTCACCTAGGTAATGATTAAATCCTGTcccctcctcctgcatgtgtgaatACAACCCTGTATTTCAAGCCTTGCATTTCACAGGTAGTTGATTAAACAGCACCTGTATGGGCCAGTGTTTAGTCAACATACCTCAGAAGCAGGCCAACAAACGGATGCTTTGTTTATGCCCTGTAGGGTAAAGGCTGCAACTTCCTGCTCTGTGAGGCCAAAACTATGTACTATTGTATCCGAAATGTCTTAAAAAATCACGTTACATGGTGCTTTTACTTTCATTATTCTAATCTTTTGAGCTCATAATACCCAGATTAAATAGGCTATGTCAGCAGCACAAAATTTGATGCATTAGTTAACTGATACTTGTAGAATATATATCACAATCCTCTTTAAGCATGAACCCTTTTATTCTCTTGTTCAGAAATACCTCTTCAGAATATGTAAAtacaccatgtttttttttcccggaTATTTCACAGGACATCAGAACTGCATAAAACAAAGGTTAAGACCATACATTTTCGGAATATTTTTGAACGCCAACAGACATTCTTCTCATTCTAGAGTAGCCTGCATTTCTAAAATGTCCACCTGCTGAAAAGTGGCCTGAGAGGAGCTGAAATTGGGAGTGGCTTCCTTGTAATGAAACCTGGTCAGACCTGTTTCAAACTTGCGTGCATGCAAACCCCCCCTTCCTCAAGAGTTTCTGTGCTCTTCCGGTTAGAGCcagtttctttttgtgttgCTGAAGGGAGCGGCAGTGAGGCACAGCAGACAGAAGCTTGTCTGTTCTACATGCACAGAGCTTGTTCCGCAGCATGTGAAAGCAAACctgctttaaaaacaagtgttatCTTCACAAATAGTTGCAGACGTGACTTTATttagccactttttttttttttttttataatagttTTTCGATATTTTTCACAATTAATAATGAACTCTATCCTGTGCTTTTCATCCAGGTGCCCTCCAGGCGACCCGTGCCCTCATGATTGTCAGTATTATAGTAACACTGGCAGGTTTAGGTGTAGCCGTCATGGGAATGAAGTGCACCACATGTGGAGGAGATGACAAAGTGCGCAAGTCTCGCATTGCTATGGCCGGTGGCATTATCATCCTGGTTGgaggtaataaataaatacataataatctTGTTGGTTTTTCTTTAATCCCTGGATGTGGAACAGTTTGAGTGGTAATGTTCACGTTGTTTACTCTGCTACAGCTTTGTGTTCCATTGTTGCCTGCTCCTGGTACGCCCACGACATCATCCAAGCCTTCTACAACCCTTTCACCCCTGTCAATACCAAGTAAGttacacacaacactgtgctggatatgtttgttttgtcatttgtatgAAAACTTGAACTTAGACCAAGTGGAAACCGCCCATGATGGTCATCCATAATAATTGGACCTTGCATTTTGAAGGTTTGAATTTACGTTCTGCAACCGGACGTACTTTGTcgaaataaatattaaacactttaccatattttgtattaaaaacaaTTGTGAAAATGTGCCAAAATCAAGTTAttgtgagtgggttttttttaaccactatATAATCATATATAATAACTGAAGCAGAGGCCTCTTTGCATCAGATTTTGCTCTTTTTAATAACTGGATCTTTCTGTTTTCAGGTACGAATTTGGATCAGCCATCTTCATTGCCTGGGCTGGAGCGTTCCTGGCTGTCGTGGGAGGAGGTATGCTGGCAGCATCCTGCCCCCGCGACAAGTCCACGCCAAAGTATCCCATCTCAAGACCCCCCAGCAGCAAGGAGTACGTTTGAGC
This genomic stretch from Solea senegalensis isolate Sse05_10M linkage group LG13, IFAPA_SoseM_1, whole genome shotgun sequence harbors:
- the cldn7b gene encoding claudin-7-B, with amino-acid sequence MANKGLQILGFVLALVGVIGLIIGTILPQWKMSAYVGDNIITAVAMYEGLWMSCAFQSTGQIQCKVYDSILQLNSALQATRALMIVSIIVTLAGLGVAVMGMKCTTCGGDDKVRKSRIAMAGGIIILVGALCSIVACSWYAHDIIQAFYNPFTPVNTKYEFGSAIFIAWAGAFLAVVGGGMLAASCPRDKSTPKYPISRPPSSKEYV